From a region of the Alnus glutinosa chromosome 1, dhAlnGlut1.1, whole genome shotgun sequence genome:
- the LOC133876644 gene encoding uncharacterized protein At1g66480: MGNSLGAKKTAKVMKINGETLKLKIPVEAGEVVKDYPGHVLLDSEAVKHYGVRAKALEPHQQLEPRRLYFLVELPQDPKAHVPRRARSGINMSAKDRLESLMLARRSVSDLSSMKPTSMSLEESATRVRMRLPRAEVEKLLKESKDEAEAAEKIMDLCRAKTGGNGEHETTAKDQQQAHWKDGHARAKEGIKGREKRVSFMPINEGENQIAVASR; this comes from the exons ATGGGAAATAGTTTGGGAGCTAAGAAGACCGCGAAGGTCATGAAAATTAATGGCGAAACGTTGAAGTTGAAGATACCGGTGGAAGCCGGCGAGGTGGTGAAAGACTACCCAGGTCATGTTTTGCTAGATTCCGAGGCAGTTAAGCATTATGGGGTTCGAGCGAAGGCTTTGGAACCGCACCAACAGCTGGAGCCGAGGAGGCTCTACTTCCTGGTGGAGCTGCCGCAGGATCCAAAAGCGCACGTTCCGAGAAGAGCCCGGTCGGGGATAAACATGAGCGCCAAGGACCGGCTCGAGAGCCTGATGCTGGCTCGGAGGTCGGTGTCTGACCTTTCCAGCATGAAGCCGACAAGCATGTCGCTCGAGGAGTCCGCCACGCGGGTCAGAATGAGGCTCCCGAGGGCAGAGGTGGAGAAGCTGTTGAAGGAAAGCAAAGACGAGGCGGAGGCAGCTGAGAAGATTATGGATCTTTGCCGGGCGAAGACCGGCGGGAATGGTGAGCATGAAACTACAGCAAAGGACCAACAACAAGCGCATTGGAAGGATGGCCATGCAAGAGCTAAAGAGGGTATCAAAGGGCGCGAG AAGCGAGTGAGTTTCATGCCAATCAATGAAGGAGAGAATCAAATAGCCGTGGCTTCCAGATGA